In Monodelphis domestica isolate mMonDom1 chromosome 4, mMonDom1.pri, whole genome shotgun sequence, one DNA window encodes the following:
- the UPK2 gene encoding uroplakin-2 → MPQGQTRHLRRLPDPSPIAMSFLMPTLLLLVLPHLGSAEFNISSLSGLLSPALAESLLVALPPCHLTGGKASLTVRRVNESAGMTHNFTVPPCRARRDLVSVVYNSGSFSITRLSAYQVTNLIPGTKYFVYYSVEKGTAVESSNKVQMATLPRRKVETLGLGMARTGGMIVITVLLSVAMFLLVVGLIVALALGVHK, encoded by the exons ATGCCACAGGGACAAACAAGGCACCTTCGCAGACTGCCAGATCCCAGCCCCATCGCCATGTCCTTTCTGATGCCCACCCTGCTTCTGCTGGTGCTGCCCCATCTCGGATCTGCAG AATTCAACATCTCCAGTCTCTCTGGCCTGCTCTCCCCAGCCTTGGCAGAGAGCCTTCTAGTCGCCTTACCGCCCTGCCATCTCACAGGGGGCAAAGCCAGTCTGACTGTCAGGAGAGTCAATGAAAGCGCAG GAATGACGCACAACTTTACGGTCCCCCCCTGCCGAGCGCGAAGGGACCTGGTGAGTGTGGTGTACAACAGTGGAAGCTTCTCCATCACCCGACTCAGTGCCTACCAAGTCACCAACCTGATACCCGGCACCAAATATTT TGTCTACTATTCGGTGGAGAAAGGGACCGCTGTAGAGTCCAGTAACAAAGTCCAGATGGCCACACTGCCTC GCCGAAAAGTGGAGACCCTGGGGCTGGGCATGGCCCGAACAGGGGGCATGATCGTCATCACGGTGCTGCTCTCGGTCGCCATGTTCCTGCTGGTGGTGGGTTTGATCGTCGCTCTGGCCCTGGGTGTCCACAAATGA